GAGACCAACGACCTCATCGAGGCCTTCGTGCTCGACGGCAACGACTTCCGCGACTGGCAGGTCGCCTACTCGATCGCGCCCACCGACGTCGTGCCGATCATCCGCGAGCGGCAGGACCGCTCGACGGGCGAGGTGCGCCGCACGGTGGTACCCGCGGTCTGGGACTTCCACCCGTCGTTCCTGCGCGAGGCGAAGCGCCCGCAGTTCAACGCGCGCATCGAGACGGTCGCCACGAACGGCCTCTGGAAGGGCGCGTTCGCGTCGTCGCGCTGCATCGTGCCGATGCGGGGCTACTACGAGTGGACGGGCGCCCCGGGAAACAAGCAGGCCCACTTCCTGCACGGCGACGGGGTGCTCGCCGCCGCCGGCATCGCGACCGCGCGCAAGGTCGACGACGAGTGGCAGGTGTCGACGGCCATCATCACCCGGGCGGCGAAGGACGCCTCCGGCGAGGTGCACGACCGCATGCCGGCGTTCCTGCTCCCCGACGCGTACGACGAGTGGCTCGACGCGACGCCGCTCGACGAGGGCGGCCGGCGCGCGATGGTGGAGCGCCTCGGCGAGGTCTCCGACCGCGTGGCCACGACGATCTCGTCCTACGAGGTCGACCGGCGGGTGAACAACTCGCGCACGGTCGACCCGTCGGACCCGTCGCTGATCGAGCCGATCGAGCCGCTCGAGCCCTGATCGCCCGTGGCCGGCGTGTCAGCTCGCGTGCTGGTGCGCGTGCGCCGCGAGCCGGATGGGCCGGTGGTCGGATGCCCCGGCGGGCAGCACGTCCACCCGGTCGATCTGCACGCCGGTCGAGGTGACGAAGTCGAAGTAGCCCGAGAAGAAGCGGTAGCGGAAGTACGTGGGCTCGGTGCTCCGGAGCAGGTCGTAGCCGCTCGAGTTCAGGTGCCGCTCCAGGCCGTTGATGAACCACGGGTAGTTGAAGTCGCCGACCATGACCGCGGGGAGCTCGTGGCCGAGCGAGCGCATGCCCTCGTGCGCGGCCGCGATCTGCTTGCGGCGCAGGCTGTTCGACGCCGTGAGCGGGGCCGCGTGGAACGAGCCGACCAGCACGTCGTGGCCGAGCGCCTCGTCGTGCAGCCGCGCTGCGAGCAGGCGCTCGTGCGCGGGCGAGAGCACGCGATCGTGCAGCGAGCGGTTCACGCTGAACATCTTCGACTCGCGCACCGAGTACCGGTCGTCGCGGGCGTACACGGCGAGCCCGAGTCGGTTGGTGCGCGTCGCGTCGACGAGGCGCAGCTGGGCGACGCGCTCGGGGAGGTCGTCCGTGTCGCACTCCTGGAGGCACATCACGTCGACGTCGTTGTCCTCCGCCAGCTGCGTCAGCTCGCCGATCGCCGCGTGCTTGCGCAGGTTGTAGCTGATGATCCTCAGGTCGACCACCTCCGAGCCCAGCGTATCCGCGCCCGCCGGGCGTCGGGTGTGGCCCGGCTGGGTGTCTGCTGGACATCGGCCGACCGCCGTCGGGACCCGCCGCTACGCTGAGGCCATGGGCACGGATGCGGTGATGGTCGTGGTCCCCGGGCCGATCGGCGACCGGGAGGTGCGGGTCTCGAGTCCCGACCGCGTGATCTGGCCGGAGGCGGGCATCACCAAGCTCGACCTGGCGCACTACCTGGTCGAGGTGGGCGCGGCCTTCGTCGCGGCGAACGGCGATCGCCCGATCTCGTTGCAGCGGTTCCCCGGCGGGGTCGACGGCGAGCAGTTCTTCTCGAAGAACCCGCCGCGCGGCGCGCCCGACTACGTGCGGGCGGTGCCGGTGACCTACCCGAGCGGCCGGTCGCACCCGCAGCTCGTGGTCGACGAGCCGGCGGCCGCCGTCTGGGCGGCGCAGATGAACACCGTCGTGTTCCACCCGTGGGCGTCCCGTGCCGAGCACAGCGACGAGCCCGACCAGTTGCGCATCGACCTCGACCCGCAGCCCGGCACCGACTTCGACGACGCGGTGCCGGTCGCGCTCGCGCTGCGCGACGTGCTCGCCGAGGCGGGGCTCGCCGCGTTCGCCAAGACCTCGGGCAATCGCGGCATCCACGTCTTCGCCCCGATCCTGGCCGAGCACGAGTTCCTCGACGTGCGGCACGCGGTGATCGCGGTCTCCCGAGAGCTCGAGCGCCGCATGCCCGACCAGGTCACGACCGCCTGGTGGAAGGAGGAACGCGGGCAGCGCGTCTTCCTCGACTTCAACCAGGCCAACCGCGACCGCACCATGGCGGGCGCCTACAGCCCGCGTGCACTCCCGACCGCGACCGTCTCGTGCCCGGTCGGCTGGGAGGAGCTCGAGGGCGTCGACCCCGCGTCGTTCACCGTGCGCACCGTGCCCGAGCGGCTGCGGGAGGCGGGCGACCCGTGGGCCGACATGCACGACCACGCGGCGGGCATCGAGACCCTGCTCGAGTGGTGGCAGCGCGACCTCGACGACGGGCTCGGCGAACTGCCGTTCCCGCCGGAGTTCCCGAAGATGCCCGGCGAGCCGACGCGCGTGCAGCCGAGTCGCGCCCGCACGGCCGACTGACGGCACACACCGGTCG
This is a stretch of genomic DNA from Agromyces sp. SYSU T00194. It encodes these proteins:
- a CDS encoding SOS response-associated peptidase, yielding MCGRFAMDDETNDLIEAFVLDGNDFRDWQVAYSIAPTDVVPIIRERQDRSTGEVRRTVVPAVWDFHPSFLREAKRPQFNARIETVATNGLWKGAFASSRCIVPMRGYYEWTGAPGNKQAHFLHGDGVLAAAGIATARKVDDEWQVSTAIITRAAKDASGEVHDRMPAFLLPDAYDEWLDATPLDEGGRRAMVERLGEVSDRVATTISSYEVDRRVNNSRTVDPSDPSLIEPIEPLEP
- a CDS encoding endonuclease/exonuclease/phosphatase family protein, whose translation is MRIISYNLRKHAAIGELTQLAEDNDVDVMCLQECDTDDLPERVAQLRLVDATRTNRLGLAVYARDDRYSVRESKMFSVNRSLHDRVLSPAHERLLAARLHDEALGHDVLVGSFHAAPLTASNSLRRKQIAAAHEGMRSLGHELPAVMVGDFNYPWFINGLERHLNSSGYDLLRSTEPTYFRYRFFSGYFDFVTSTGVQIDRVDVLPAGASDHRPIRLAAHAHQHAS
- the ligD gene encoding non-homologous end-joining DNA ligase, producing the protein MGTDAVMVVVPGPIGDREVRVSSPDRVIWPEAGITKLDLAHYLVEVGAAFVAANGDRPISLQRFPGGVDGEQFFSKNPPRGAPDYVRAVPVTYPSGRSHPQLVVDEPAAAVWAAQMNTVVFHPWASRAEHSDEPDQLRIDLDPQPGTDFDDAVPVALALRDVLAEAGLAAFAKTSGNRGIHVFAPILAEHEFLDVRHAVIAVSRELERRMPDQVTTAWWKEERGQRVFLDFNQANRDRTMAGAYSPRALPTATVSCPVGWEELEGVDPASFTVRTVPERLREAGDPWADMHDHAAGIETLLEWWQRDLDDGLGELPFPPEFPKMPGEPTRVQPSRARTAD